One genomic segment of Diceros bicornis minor isolate mBicDic1 chromosome 13, mDicBic1.mat.cur, whole genome shotgun sequence includes these proteins:
- the AZIN2 gene encoding antizyme inhibitor 2 isoform X3, protein MAGYLSEKDFVMVEEGFSTGDLLEELTLGASQATTDEVAAFFVADLGAVVRKHLCFLKCLPRVRPFYAVKCNSSLGVLKVLAELGLGFSCANKAEMELVQRMGVPASKIVYANPCKQIAHIQYAARHGVQLLSFDNELELAKVAKSHPAARMVLCIATDDAHSMSRLSFKFGASLKSCRHLLENAKKSHVEVVGVSFHVGSGCPDPQACAQSIADARLVFEIGAELGHRMHILDLGGGFPGVEGTKVSFEETASVINSALDLYFPEGCGVDILAKLGRYYVTSAFTLAVSITAKKEVLLDQPSREEENSSAPKTIVYHLDEGVYGLFNSVLFDNMCPNPILQKLLPAFLMIYKIGVVTESFRLGVRRIEFEY, encoded by the exons atggctggctACCTGAGTGAAAAGGACTTCGTGATGGTGGAGGAGGGATTCAGCACCGGAGACCTGCTGGAGGAGCTCACTCTGGGGGCCTCACAGGCCACCACG GACGAGGTCGCTGCCTTCTTCGTGGCGGACCTGGGCGCCGTAGTGAGGAAGCACCTCTGCTTTCTGAAGTGCCTGCCGCGGGTGCGGCCCTTTTACGCTGTCAAGTGCAACAGCAGCCTGGGCGTGCTGAAGGTCCTGGCCGAGCTGGGGCTGGGCTTCAGCTGTGCCAACAAG GCAGAGATGGAGTTGGTCCAGCGTATGGGCGTCCCTGCCAGTAAGATCGTCTACGCCAACCCCTGTAAGCAAATTGCACACATCCAGTACGCTGCCAGGCACGGGGTCCAGCTGCTGAGCTTTGACAACGAGCTGGAGCTGGCCAAGGTGGCAAAGAGCCACCCCGCTGCCCG GATGGTTCTGTGCATTGCCACCGATGACGCCCACTCCATGAGCCGTCTGAGCTTCAAGTTTGGAGCATCTCTGAAATCCTGCAGACACCTGCTTGAAAATGCCAAGAAGAGCCACGTAGAAGTGGTGGGTGTGAG TTTTCACGTTGGCAGTGGCTGTCCTGACCCGCAGGCCTGTGCTCAGTCCATCGCAGACGCCCGGCTTGTGTTTGAAATAGGCGCCGAGCTGGGCCACAGGATGCACATCCTGGACCTTGGTGGTGGCTTCCCTGGAGTGGAGGGGACCAAAGTGAGCTTCGAAGAG ACTGCTTCTGTGATCAACTCAGCCTTGGACCTGTACTTCCCGGAGGGCTGTGGCGTGGACATCCTTGCCAAGCTGGGGCGCTACTATGTGACCTCGGCCTTCACCTTGGCAGTCAGCATCACCGCCAAGAAGGAGGTTCTCCTGGACCAGCCTAGCAGGGAGG agGAAAACAGTTCTGCCCCCAAGACCATCGTGTACCACCTCGATGAGGGCGTGTATGGACTCTTCAACTCAGTCCTGTTTGACAACATGTGCCCTAACCCCATCCTGCAGAAG